The genomic window TAACCGTGAGGGACATTATTTTACTTCGATTGTGGTAGAAAAAAATGATGCACCAAAAGATTTAGAATCAATAAAAATCAGAGCTACTTACAATGTTTTGTATGCCAAAAATTTTGATCCCAATACCAAAGAATACATCGTTCATGCTCAAGATGTTGATAAATTAGAATTGCCTAATATTTTGATTGAATTGAGTAGAAAATATTTTGAAGATTTAGGAAATTCAACCTTTGAAGTTAGTGCTACAACCATCAAAAAAGAAGCAAAAGAACAAGATATTCATCAATGTCAGGAATGTTTAACGCTTTATAACGCCGAATTTGGCGATGCAACCCAAGGTGTTGAAAAAGGAGTTTTGTTTGCTGATTTGCCAGAAGACTACGAGTGTTCGCTATGTGAATCACCAAAAAGTAATTTTATAAACTATCTAGAAAAAGTGTAGTTTTGTAAGCGCATTATTTTAAGAATTTCGAATAAAGAATCATTTATGAATACAACTTTCAAAACCGTAAGCTCTTCTCATATCACTATTTCCGAGTTAATGTTGCCTTCTCATACCAATTTTAGTGGTAAAATACATGGAGGTTACATATTGTCATTACTAGATCAAATTGCTTTTGCCTGTGCCTCAAAATTCTCTGGAAATTATTGTGTAACAGCTTCTGTAGATACGGTTAACTTTCTGGCTCCCATTGAAGTAGGAGAATTAGTAACCATGAAAGCCAGCGTAAATTACGTAGGAAGAAGCTCTATGATTATTGGCATTCGTGTCGAAGCTGAAAATATTAGAACTGGAGTAGTTAAGCATTGTAATTCCTCTTATTTTACTATGGTTTCTAAAGATAATGATGGTAAAAATGCCATGGTTCCAGGTTTAATTTTAACAACTTTAAAAGAAGTAAGCCGTTTTGAAAATAGCGTAAGACAACTAGATTTGAAAAAAGAACGAGAATACCAAAAAGGAATTGCCACTTTTGGATCAATAGAATCTATTTTGAGTTCTAATTTATATAATGTAAAAGTAGAGTTGGAGTAGTTCTGTTTAAGATTCAAAATCAATTTGTATAAAAAAATCCGTTTCAAAATTTTTGCATTTTGAAACGGATTTTTAATTTTTTTCTATTTCCTTTTTTTGTTCAGAATAAAACCCAATACATTATTTCCAATGGTTTTAATAGTTTGGGTATGATTAGAAACCACATTAGCAATGGCAAACTGAAGTACCGTTCCCAATACCCTTTTGATAGGATTGTGCGAGCTATGAATCAACAGTTTTTTGGAAACAAATCCAGTTGTCATACCAATAACATTGCTAACAATATCACTTTTTATTTCTGGAGAATTACTAACATCATGGACTAAATTTTTGATGATGTTGATAGGCTTTATGCTCTCGTAAGCAAGATTAAATTGTTCTTTCAAAAGCCTTAAATCAGTTTCGTATTGCTGTTCTTGAAGAATAATTAATTCGTTCAAAATATCGGTTTCGTTGGTCTTTTTCATATGTTGCTGTTTATTGTTTTTTATCGGTCATAGGTAATTCGCATATCATATTTAATGGTTGCAACCAATTATCAGTCATGCTCATTTCATATCAAATCTTTTTTGGTTTCATCATTTGTTTGATAATCGAATTGCTTACGGGATATTTTAACCATTGCTCCCTGAAAACACGAAGAATAATCGCCAGCAACAAATAAAAAGCTCCAATAACAAAGAAACCATAAAAGGAATCACCTAATAATTTGCCAATGTATAATGCCAAACCAATACTAATTATTACGACAGACAGTACAACGGTTAAAACAACAACTAATAATGAAAAAAGAGACGAAACTATCTCGGCAGTTTTATCAACCGCATTTAGCTTAAACAATTTTAAGGTTGTTTTACTGTAATCTTTTGCTCTGTCAAAAAGCGTTGCTATTGGTGTTGTATCGTCTGTCATAATGTTTTAATTTAATTGTTTAATGCAGCGTCGTTAATATCGTTTTTTACCTCGTCTAACTTTGCTTTTCCGTTATCGGCTAATTGTTGTGTCTCTGTTTTAAGCGTTTCAATTTTTCCTTTTACGGTCGGTATCAGCAAGATCATTAATTTTTGATTTTAAATCGCTTACACAATCATTTCCTTTGTCACGAATTTGTTGGAGAGTTACCGAACCTTTTTCATGTGCAAATAAAATTCCTAAAATTCCACCTATGGCAAGTCCTGCCACTGTTCCTAAAACTACTTTACCTGTACTCATAATTATTGTTTTTAAATTGTTGTTTGAATATGTAATTTACTATTGTAAAATTTCCTTTTAACTGCATTGACTTAATAATAACCAAATCAGTACAAAAACTAAAATGGTACTAAAGCAACCGCCTCCTAATTTTTTGGCACCATATCCGGCTAATAATCCTTTGAATATATTGTTCATCCTTTTTTGTTTTAAAATTATTGCTCTTTTTTTTATGTTAGTCCCAAATTAATTTCAATACTGTAAAGGTCAGATTCCTTACTGGATTCATACTTACATTACTTTTAAAAAAACTTGTATTATTCCCATGTTTTAGTTTCGGTTGTGTAAAGATTTATTGATCTCGTGTATCATAAAATTGTACAATCAATTATAACTAATATCTTCGCAAAAAAATAGAACAAAAATGACAACTCATCTCGCATTACTTCGTGGTATCAACGTTTCAGGTCATAATATGATAAAAATGGAGGCTTTGAAAACGACTTTAGAAGCTATTGGTTTCGAAAATGTGCAAACCTACATTCAAACCGGAAACGTTTTTGTGGATACTAATGAAGAAAATGCAGCAGCAGTGGGCTTCAAAATAAAACAGGAAATCTTCAAAGTTTTTGGTCATGAAGTTCCCGTAGTAGTCATTGGCAAAGCTGATTTAGAGGCCTGTTTTAAGAACAATCCTTTTTTGAAAGAAAAAGAATTGGATACCAAAAAACTATACGTAGCATTTATTTCTACCAGTTTAAAAAGCGATAGTATCAATGATTTGAAAATGAGTCAAGTCAAGCCTGATGAAGCCAGTATTGACGAAAGTAGAATCTATATTAAATATGCCGTTGGAGCAGGAAAAACAAGATTAGAACAAAAATACATTGAAAAAAAATTGAATGTTACAGCAACAATCCGCAATTGGAATACAGTAACGCAATTATTAAAAATGTATGAAGAACGATAGATTTGTTGTTCAAAATTAGTTCCTAAACAACACCTCTCAAAAAGTCTTTTTTAGAAAAACTGCTGCAAAACAAACTATTTATTTTTTGTCCGATACAATTGTTTGAGTATCATTTTAGGGCAAAAAATATAAATTACCAATCTATATTATTATTTTAGTGAGAAAATCAAATTAAATATTAATTTGCAAGTCAAAAATATTTTCTTGAAATAAAATAAAAACATAAATGAGAGCATTAGTAATTTCTGGAGGAGGAAGCAAAGGCGCATTTGCTGGAGGTGTAGCCCAATTTTTGATAGAAAATAAAAAGTATGAATACGATTTATTTCTAGGCACTTCAACAGGGAGTTTGTTGATTTCTCATTTGGCTTTAGGTAATCTTTCAAAAATCCATGATATTTATACGAATGTCGATATGGGGAAAATTTTCAATGTGAACCCATTTATTATCAAAAAACAAAAAGGAGTCGATATTGTAACCATCAATCACTTTAGTGTTCTCCGACAATTATTCAAAGGAAAAAGAACGTTTGGCGAAAGCAAAAATCTACTGAAATTAATCAAATCGAGTTTGCCTATCGAAGAATTCAATACTTTAAAATTCTCCAATAAAGATGTTGTAGTGACGGTTACCAATATTTCTAACAATGAAACCGAATACAAATCGATCAAGGATTTTACTTATGATGAATTTTGTGAATGGATTTGGATTTCAGGGAATTATGTTCCGTTTATGACCTTGGTTAATAAAAATGGGTATGAATATGGCGATGGTGGTTTTTCGAGTTTAGTGCCTATTCAAGAAGCGATTAATCGTGGCGCTACTGAAATTGATGTGGTGATTCTAGAAACCGAAACCAATATAACCAATAAAGTTATTGGACAAAATCCATTTTCATTGCTCATCGATTTATTTCGAATTACATTAGAACAAGTGGAAAAACAAAATATTACCATCGGAAAACTGTTGGCAAGAAACAAAGAAATTAAGCTAAATCTGTATTACACACCCACAAAATTAACCAATAACGCCTTGATTTTTAATAAACAAAAAATGACCGAATGGTGGGGAGACGGATTCAAATATGCGCAAGAAAGAAGTGATATTATGAGTGAAAATAAGTAGTAGGTTTTTATGTTTGAAGAGGTTAAATAATAAATTAAGACCATTTATTTTGTTTTGCTTATTCTTGATATTCTATTAATTCTAATTAACCAAATATCTTAATAGTTTAGCCTGCGTTATTTTTAAGACGCTAATATTCTTTCACTTTTCATTATAGCCAATGCTTTTTCTGTTTCGTTTGTTCCGTCATTTAATGAACCTGGAAGCATAATCAAACGTTTTTTTAATTTTCCATTTTCGTCTTCAAACGAAATTTCAAATCTTGAACGTGTCAATCCAACTTTTGCATTTATAAATTTCGCTCCTTTTATTTTATTTCTTTCTATTATTGGAGATGCAGAGTTATTTATACTTTTTATGATTCCATAAATTAAGAATGTTGCTAATAAACCAAAGAAAAAAACTGAAACATTTTCTCCTTTTTGAAAACTTGAATATGCTGAATTTAGTAAGAAAATTGAAATTACAGAATAAATTATTAAAGTTCTAGATATTCCATTTCCTACAGTTATTTTTGCAACATTTCCAATTATTCCTTCTCTTGTCAAAATTATTTTGTCTGGTAAAATATGACAAAATCCTGTTTTAGTTCTGAATGTTTTTTCATTTTCCATTTTCTAATTCATTAAAGTATTGCAATTATTATTGTTATTGAAAAATATTAAACTACACTAAAATCAGTATTGTATATTTTCTTTTGATAATTATACCTAACTACCACAATCTACTCACTTCATTTTTAATAAAAGCAAGAGCAGCACTACTTGGCGAAGGTTTTTCTATTAAGTCACTTAAGATCAATTCACGCAACTGGTTGGCGTCATTTACTTTTTCGTTTTTGGCAGCCAAACGAATCATTTGTATCGTAGCATTTTTAGCAGTCGTAATGATAGACCAACATTCATTGGTAACATAAATTTGTTGGGGCAAATTGTGTTCAAACTCCTGATCTACTTGCGCAATCACATAATTAGCATATTCATTTTTATTTTCAGAAATAGGAGTGATGCGAATTAATAAATGACTGGGATTAATGCGTTCCATCAAGAGTGTCATTCGTTCGTAAGCTTGCAATCGCAAGGGTAAAGTGTCTTTTTGATAATCTTTTTGAAGCAACCAACGGCGGGTATTTTGTTGGTCTTTAAAATAGGATTTGAATAAATAATAAGCCACTAATCCTGTAATAATGGCGGGAAATGTATAACTTGCTAATTCAATTAATTTTGTATAATCCATTTGTTATTTTTTTTAAAGCAAATACAAATAAACGAATAAACTTTTAAAATGAGCAAACGCGATTTAAAAAAATATTTAACAGGACTAAACAAACAACAACTTGAAGAACAATTGCTAGAGTTGTATGAAAAGTTCCCTGCCGTAAAAACTTATTATGACTTTGTCTTTAATCCAAAAGAAGATACATTATTACAGGAAAGCAAAATCAAAATTGCTAACGAATATTTCCCTCAAAAAACGGGCATAAAACCCAAAAGACCCAAAATGCGACGTTCCGTGGCTCAAAAATACATCAAGCATTTCATCGTTTTGGGTGTCGATCCTTTCATAATAGGCGATTTGATGTTGTATGCCATCGAAATTGCGCAAACCTTCTCGTCTGAACGTCATGTTCAAACGGAATTATTTTATAAAAGTATGTTCAATTCCTTCAATCAAGCCATTAAATTTATGATTGCCAACGGAATATTAGACGAATTCAAACCCCGAATTAATGCTATAAGCGAAGAAACAAGGCGACAAAAATGGTTCAACAAAGAAGAATTCGATGCCGTTATTGAGCGTTTCGAATATTGAAAAACCAGTTCCTATAATCGATTTTATTTAATCTTTCTACTTTATTTGTCATATAATTTGGTGTGAAAACTCTTTTTTAGGTGTATTTTTGCAAAAATCCAACAAATAACAATGTCTCAAAATACTTTAGAAATAGAATTAGAAGATAAAAAAGAACTGTATTCCTATCAAAAAGGCGATATCGAAGCCATTTTTGAGCGCATCGATAATGCACCAAATAATTATCATTTGTTGTACCAATTGCCAACAGGCGGAGGGAAAACAGTCGTTTTTTCTGAAATTGTTCGTCAATATTTGTCCAAGCACAATATGAAAGTGGTGGTTTTGACACACCGAATTGAATTGTGTAAGCAAACTTCAAAAATGTTGAAAGGCTTTGGTGTGAAAAATAAAATCATCAACAGTAAAGTAAAAGAATTGCCAGACCAAAACGATTATTCTTGTTTTGTGGCAATGGTAGAAACCTTAAAAAACCGTATCAATGACGAAAAATTGCATCTTGACAATATTGGTTTAGTAATTATTGATGAGGCGCATTACAATTCTTTTAGAAAATTATTGAGTTCTTTCAAAAACGCCTTTATCCTTGGGGTTACAGCAACGCCTTTGAGTTCGAATATCAAATTGCCAATGCACGAAAGCTACAACGAATTAATAGTAGGGGATACTATTGAATCCTTGATTGAAAAAGGCTTTTTGGCAAAAGCCATTACCTATAGTTATGACGTAGGTTTGACTTCTTTGAAAGTCGGAATCAACGGGGATTATACCGTAAAATCATCTGATGATTTGTACACCAATTTGGTAATGCAGGAAAAATTATTACACGCTTACACCGAAAAATCATTAGGCAAGAAAACCCTGATTTTTAATAACGGAATCAACACTTCTTTGTATGTTTATGAAACGTTTAGAGAAGCTGGTTACGGAATCCGACATTTGGATAACACTAGTAGCAACGAAGAGCGTAAAGAGATTTTGCATTGGTTCAAGCATACTCCAGATGCTATTTTAACTTCTGTAGGTATCTTGACAACTGGTTTTGACGAACCAACAGTAGAAACTATTATTTTAAACAGAGCAACCAAATCATTGACGTTGTATTTCCAAATGATTGGTCGTGGTTCTCGAAAATTACCTGGAAAAGACGAATTTACCGTTATCGATTTAGGAAATAATGCCGCTCGTTTTGGCTTGTGGAATGAGCCTGTCAATTGGCAACACATCTTCAAATCACCTGAATTTTATTTAGAAAACTTGCGTGACGATACCGAAATCGAATTGTATTTCAAATACACGATGCCACCAGAATTGCGTGCCAAATTTGCTAAAACCAAAGACGTAACTTTTGATGTAGATGAAGAACACAAATTGGCAATTGCTCAAAATTTACGTTCCAAAGTGGTTTTGGATAAATCGTTAGAACAACACGCTGCGATGTGTGTGGATAACACCGAAGAATTGCGTGATGCCAAAGAATTATTCAAGGAATTAGACCCAGACATAGAATGCCGTTTGAAGCGTTATGCCAAATGTTTGAGCCAATGTAGCAAAAACTATCGTGAATGGTTGGTGGACGATTACAAACAAAAACTGCAACTGCTAATTGGGAAGAAGTATCGTGAAAAAATTATGAATGAAGCGGATTAATTAGTGTTCAGTAATCAGTGTTCAGATTTCAGTTAGCACGTCAATTCGAGTGATTTTAAATAGTAATGCGACAGCTTTACTATTTAAAATTGTATCGAGAATCTTTTCAAAAACAACAATTAACCCGTTGGTTGTAATTATTAAAAATGTAAGAATTCCAAAAAGATATAAAATTTAAACACATAGAATCGTAGAAAAAAGAGTTGGATAGCCCAATTGTTGGGTTCACATAGCTATGTTTTTCTTTAAGAAAGTGAAACGCCTTTCAAAATTCACAAAAGCTATGTTTCTATGTGTTTAAAAATCATAAATTTTGAATTACACCCAACAGGTAACAATTTTATCAATTATTAAATCTAAAAAATGTCAAAAAAATTCTCTGATTTAGGAATTCAAGAATCCATTATAAAAGCACTTTCTGATTTGAAAATTGTTGTGCCAACAGAAATTCAACAAAAAGCCATTCCTTTGCTTTTATCCAATACTGATGTGGTTGGACTGGCTAAAACAGGAACAGGAAAGACAGCTGCTTTTGGTTTACCATTACTTCAATTAATCGATACTAAATTAACTACTATTCAGTCTGTTATTCTAGCTCCAACTCGTGAATTAGGACATCAGATTTTTAGTAATTTAGAAGCATTTGCCAAATACAATTCTGAAATTTCTATCGCCGAAACTTGCGGAGGAATTCCCATAAAACCACAAATTGAGCGATTGACTTCGTCAACACATATTGTGGTAGCAACACCCGGAAGATTGATTGATTTGATTCAGCGTAAAGCCATCAATTTAAAAGAAGCCAAATATCTTGTTCTAGACGAAGCGGACGAAATGGTTACCATTCTAAAAGAAGGTTTGGACGAAATCATTGCCGAATTACCAAAAAACCACCGAACATTTCTTTTCTCGGCAACTATGCCCGGAACCATAAAACAACTGATTCAAAACTATTTAAACAAAAATGTAGTTCAGATTAGTGCCAATATGGAAACGGTAGGCAATCAAGGAATTGACCACCAATATATTGTAGTAGATCCAATCGAAAAACTGGATGTTTTAATGCACTTTCTAACTTCGAAAGATGGAGAACGTGGTATTATTTTTTGTAAAACCAAAGCAGCGGTTAATAAATTAGCCAAGAATTTAGCCATCAATAGATTTTCATCTGGAGCTTTGCACGGGAGTTTGTCCCAAGGAATCCGTGACCGAATTATGGAGCAATTCCGTGAAGGACACATCAATATTTTGGTTGCAACCGATTTAGCAGCCAGAGGAATTGACGTAAAGGAAATTTCGTATGTGGTTAATTACCATTTACCAGACGTTTATGAAGTTTATGTGCACCGAAGCGGAAGAACAGCCAGAGCAGGAGCAAAGGGACTTTCGTTAACCGTTTTACAACAAGAAGAAGTCGCTGAAATTACTGATTTTGAAAGAGAATTGGGCATTCAATTTTCCAAATATAAAAAACCATCTTTGGCTAGTATTGAAGAAAACAACACGCTTTTGTGGGCGAAACAAATCTTCAAAACCAAACCTAATCATGAAGTAGATGCGGAATTAAAAACAAAAATCAAAACCATTTTTCATCACTTGACCAAAGATGAATTGATCGAAAAATTGCTAGCCAATCATTTGTTACAGAACAAAACGGAGGTTGCTGAAAAACCTGTTAAAAAATTCAAAAAGGAATAGCTTTTTAGTTTTTGCTCCTAAATTAATATTGTACTTTTATGGAATAGAATTTTGATAATCTTTCTCATAAAAATCTCGATATGCAAATAGTAATAATAGGAGGCGGTTTCGCTGGAATTAATTTAGCCAAAGAACTCGCCAACCACCAAGGAATTGAAGTAACGCTCGTTGACAAAAACAATTACAATTTCTTTCCGCCGCTCATTTATCAGGTTGCGACGGCTTTTTTAGAACCTTCCAGTATCAGTTATCCTTTTCGCAAGTTTTTTGCAGGGAAAAAAAATCTTCAATTTCGTTTGGGCGAATTAGAAAAAGTCATTCCTGCCGAAAACAAAATCATCCTCAATAACGGCGAATTGCAATACGACCATTTAGTTTTTGCCACTGGAGCCGAAACCAGTTATTTCGGAATGGAAAATGTCAAGAAAAATGCCATTCCGATGAAAACCCTCAACGATGCTATTGAAATGCGAAATACGTTGTTGAAAAATCTCGAAAAAGCATCCATAACTAAAGACATTCGTAAAAGAAGAACCTTGTTAACCATTGTTGTTGCTGGCGGAGGACCAACAGGAGTAGAAGTTTCTGGAATGTTTGCCGAAATGCGAAAAAATATTCTCCTCAAAGAATATCCCGAATTAGACACTTCTGTAAGTAATATTTATTTGGTAGATGGTGGCGATGCCTTGTTAGCGCCGATGAGTAAGGAATCGCAAGAAGATACTTTGGAAGCCGTAACCAAATTGGGCGTTATTGTAAAACTAAACACCAGAGTAGTCGATTATAAAGACGATACCGTTTTCTTTGCCGATGGTAAAACCATTCAAACCAAAAACTTAATTTGGGCCGCAGGTGTTTCTGCCAAAGTATTCGAAGGCATTCCTGAAGAAAGTTACGGTCGTGGCAAACGAATGGCAACCGATGCTTACAACAAAGTAAACGGCACGAATAATATCTACGCCATTGGAGATACGAGTATCCAATTGAATGATACTGCATTTCCAGGAGGACATCCACAAGTAGCGCAAGTAGCGATTCAGCAAGGCGTAAATTTAGCCGAAAATTTTAAACGACTACTTCAAAACAAACCCTTGAAAGCCTTTATATACAATGACAAAGGCTCTATGGCGATTATCGGAAAAAACAAAGCCGTGGTCGATTTACCAAAACCTAAAATGCACTTCAAAGGTTTCTTGGCTTGGGCAATTTGGTTGTTTATCCATCTTATTTCTTTAATCACTTATCGCAATAGATTGCAAACTTTTTACAATTGGATGATCGCTTATTTCTCAAAAGATCAATCTTTGAGGATGATTATTAGACCGGAGAAAAGGAATAAAGTGGAGGTTTGATGAGTATTTATGATTGTTTTATGAGCTAACTAATAATCCTAAATCAGGTAGTTTAGTGCTAATTTTTAGTGAATTAATTATAGAAAATGTTGAACGCACCACATAAATAAAACAACTAAATATAGAAATTATGCCAAATACAGGAGATATATTTGTTACTACACTAAAAAAAGCACATTTATTTTGGGGTTCACATAGACACACTAATACTCGTGGAGTAGTTTATGGGGAAGCTTATCTTCATATTCCAATTTCTCAAGCTAGAAGATTGAATATCTACAACGAAAAACAACCAAATAAATATAATTTATAATTGCAATACAAGTGATGGTTTTTTAACAAATTCCATACTCAAATCTTCTGGTAAGAGAAGTGAAAACGATGTATATGCAAAACAATTTCACGGAAACGGAAATTTAAAATTATTAGGAACTTGGTTTAATCACATTAATGCTCAAATTGGAGATAGAATAGAAATTAAATTTACCAGTCCAACTGAAATACTTTTGACTAGGATATAATTTATTTATTAGAATAATTATCATAAATTGCACCTTAATTTTAGATAAAGTAATGAGCGTATTAGAAAAAATAAGTATTGAAGAATTTGATGGTAAAAACTATCAGGTAAAACTTGTTGAACCATACGACAAAGCATTAATTACGCACTATTTACACAATTATCGTAACGGAGTTTCCAAGCATTATAAAAAAGACGCTGTAAAAGTTTTAGACAATTTTGTTGAATACAAACAAGTTGAAGAACAAATAAATATTGTTGCTGAAGATGCTTTACAACAATTACTTTTTGAAGTTGAAAATGTTCCTTTTCCAACACCCGAAAATTATAGTTTACTAATTTATAAATTTGCATCATAGTTTATGGAGCAAAAAGGGAATAAGCACGAAAATTATGAAATTCTAAACCTGTTAGGTTATGGATTATCTAAATTTAATAATGAGTTTATTAAAGAATTTGGTTTTACTAGAAAAACTAATTTCTTTAATTATTTTGTAGAAATTGGAATAGTTGAAACAGGAAGCGTTGTGAAAAATAGAATGGATTTATTTGATCCATTTTTTCCAAATAACGGAAGAAAAGGTTGGTGGCAAAAAGGGGATGCTTACATTCATAGAAAATATTTAATTGATAGTTTATTTGGCAATGAAAATGTAAAAGGATATTCTGACATAGTCAAATTATACTTGAAAGAGAATTACAAAATAAAAGAGCTTTTTGTTGAAGTTAAACCAATTGTAAAATCAAGATTTAAAAAACTTCAAGAAACTGGTTTAGAAGCTGAACTATATTTCATGAATAATTTCAACGAAATTTCTACTTTTAATAATGGAATTTTAGAAGATGCAAGATTATATGGTGATGGTTATGATTTTCAAATTAATGTTAATGAAAGTTCTTTTTTAGCCGAAGTAAAAGGAATTCGAGAGAAGAAGGGTAGATTTAGATTAACTGAAAAAGAGTTTTTAATGGCTTCCGAATATAAGAATGATTATATCGTTACTTTGGTTTTAAACATGAATGATTTACCAACTTTCTTAACTATTGAGAATCCAATCAATAACTTAAAGTTTGAAGAAAGAATAATCAGATCAAAAGAAACTAAAGAATATCATTTATCAAAAGACATATGCTAACTTTTGAAGAAAAAATAATTTATTTAGAAAACAGTTTGAATAAAACTGAAGGAAATTATTATGACAATTTCAAAGAAGATATTGTTATTTACTTTGATGAATTTAATACAAAAAACAAACGCTTAAATTTTTTAAATAATTTTATTTCATTTACTGAAATTGATAATTGGGTTGAAAAAATATCATCAAGAATTGTTTTAAAATTTGATAAAGAGAGTGAACAAATTAATTATTTTATCTATGATTTCATAGAAAATGGTTAGCTCTAGCCCAGATAGAAGTGGAAGTCCTTTTTTGGCGATTTTTCTTTGCCAAAAAAGATTGGAACGTATAGCGGGAAATAGCTCCTAAAAAACTTTTAAGCAGTTTCAAAGCTTTCGGGTTTGTTCAGTGAAAGTGCTGTACCTATCATAAATTATCGTGTTGCCGAAAATATATTTTGCAGAAGTTTCGATACTGGTAATTTATCTCGTTCTGATACTGCTTTTGATGCTAATCATAATTCTGTTGGTGTTGGTTTGAAAACTTTTGTTTGTAACGGTAATTCCAGTACAGAAAAAGTAGCAGAATTTAATTCATTATCAAGAACTTTACGAGATTTTAAAGGTAAAGAATTGGCTTTAAAACTTGGAGAGTTCAGAAACGATAGAATAAATTTAGCAAATCGTGTTTACGATATTCAAGATTCACTTTATCATATTGTTGCTCGAAAAGAAAAGGAATTATTACTTTATGAAACAGACTACAACATCATAGATGTTGCTAATATTCATTCGGTTAAATATAATAAAGCAAGTTTACAATTTGAAGACGGAAATAATTTATATACTTTCAATTATTCAAAAAGTACACTTTTTAGAAAATTTATAATTCCTCAAAATGCTTTTCGTTTACCAATTGATATAATTGAAGACCCATATTCTTTGCTTCTTGAATTATTTGAAGAGAATAAAAATTTAAAAACTGCGACTGACAAACTTGTCAAGGGCGAAAATTATGTGATTTTGCCTCTTTACGGAATTCAGAAAGGAGAAAAGTTTATTTTTGAAAGAAGCGGTTTAAATCAATGGAATGCAAATGGAAGAAAAAGAGATTTTGGCGAAATTTATATTCCAATTCCTGCGGAATTGCACAGAAAATATCCAAATTTCTTTCCAAAACGTGACCAAGATTTTAATTTACAAATTCCGACTGGAGAAATATTTACTGCAAAAGTTTGTCAAGAAAACTCAAAAGCCTTGATGACAAACCCAAATAAAGCTTTGTCTGATTGGTTATTACGCAGAGTTTTACAACTTGCTGAAGGCGAATTGGCTACAATAGAAAAACTTGACAAATTAGGTTTTGATAGTGTTATAATTATGAAAGACGAAAAAGGGGATTTCAAAATTGACATTATG from Flavobacterium eburneipallidum includes these protein-coding regions:
- a CDS encoding acyl-CoA thioesterase; protein product: MNTTFKTVSSSHITISELMLPSHTNFSGKIHGGYILSLLDQIAFACASKFSGNYCVTASVDTVNFLAPIEVGELVTMKASVNYVGRSSMIIGIRVEAENIRTGVVKHCNSSYFTMVSKDNDGKNAMVPGLILTTLKEVSRFENSVRQLDLKKEREYQKGIATFGSIESILSSNLYNVKVELE
- a CDS encoding YtxH domain-containing protein; this translates as MSTGKVVLGTVAGLAIGGILGILFAHEKGSVTLQQIRDKGNDCVSDLKSKINDLADTDRKRKN
- a CDS encoding DUF1697 domain-containing protein, which translates into the protein MTTHLALLRGINVSGHNMIKMEALKTTLEAIGFENVQTYIQTGNVFVDTNEENAAAVGFKIKQEIFKVFGHEVPVVVIGKADLEACFKNNPFLKEKELDTKKLYVAFISTSLKSDSINDLKMSQVKPDEASIDESRIYIKYAVGAGKTRLEQKYIEKKLNVTATIRNWNTVTQLLKMYEER
- a CDS encoding patatin-like phospholipase family protein, producing MRALVISGGGSKGAFAGGVAQFLIENKKYEYDLFLGTSTGSLLISHLALGNLSKIHDIYTNVDMGKIFNVNPFIIKKQKGVDIVTINHFSVLRQLFKGKRTFGESKNLLKLIKSSLPIEEFNTLKFSNKDVVVTVTNISNNETEYKSIKDFTYDEFCEWIWISGNYVPFMTLVNKNGYEYGDGGFSSLVPIQEAINRGATEIDVVILETETNITNKVIGQNPFSLLIDLFRITLEQVEKQNITIGKLLARNKEIKLNLYYTPTKLTNNALIFNKQKMTEWWGDGFKYAQERSDIMSENK
- a CDS encoding phosphoribosylaminoimidazolesuccinocarboxamide synthase — its product is MENEKTFRTKTGFCHILPDKIILTREGIIGNVAKITVGNGISRTLIIYSVISIFLLNSAYSSFQKGENVSVFFFGLLATFLIYGIIKSINNSASPIIERNKIKGAKFINAKVGLTRSRFEISFEDENGKLKKRLIMLPGSLNDGTNETEKALAIMKSERILAS
- a CDS encoding DUF6155 family protein, which gives rise to MSKRDLKKYLTGLNKQQLEEQLLELYEKFPAVKTYYDFVFNPKEDTLLQESKIKIANEYFPQKTGIKPKRPKMRRSVAQKYIKHFIVLGVDPFIIGDLMLYAIEIAQTFSSERHVQTELFYKSMFNSFNQAIKFMIANGILDEFKPRINAISEETRRQKWFNKEEFDAVIERFEY
- a CDS encoding DEAD/DEAH box helicase; this encodes MSQNTLEIELEDKKELYSYQKGDIEAIFERIDNAPNNYHLLYQLPTGGGKTVVFSEIVRQYLSKHNMKVVVLTHRIELCKQTSKMLKGFGVKNKIINSKVKELPDQNDYSCFVAMVETLKNRINDEKLHLDNIGLVIIDEAHYNSFRKLLSSFKNAFILGVTATPLSSNIKLPMHESYNELIVGDTIESLIEKGFLAKAITYSYDVGLTSLKVGINGDYTVKSSDDLYTNLVMQEKLLHAYTEKSLGKKTLIFNNGINTSLYVYETFREAGYGIRHLDNTSSNEERKEILHWFKHTPDAILTSVGILTTGFDEPTVETIILNRATKSLTLYFQMIGRGSRKLPGKDEFTVIDLGNNAARFGLWNEPVNWQHIFKSPEFYLENLRDDTEIELYFKYTMPPELRAKFAKTKDVTFDVDEEHKLAIAQNLRSKVVLDKSLEQHAAMCVDNTEELRDAKELFKELDPDIECRLKRYAKCLSQCSKNYREWLVDDYKQKLQLLIGKKYREKIMNEAD